The genomic interval AATGAACTTATAtagtttacaataaatattgtttaaaccaacaaTTCCAATGCCGTCCGTActatgttttcataaatttgatGTTTGAAATGAGATATCTTTCTGAATTCTATATTTTTGTCCTGCGAACAATTGATAATTCTTACATTATTATATACTGCAAATAAATCGATTATTTTTTCCTAACCTGGCAGTGCTGCCTcttttaaatgcatacatgGCAACAACAGAGTAGGTTTTTCAATATTACAATTTCGTGTTGGCTctatttattgcagatttgatattgaaaagttTCACTGAAAGCTCATTTATCTTCATATCTCACCTGTATTGATACTGATATAAGTACTTTAATGTTTGcatgtattataatattgttcatTGTGCGTTTTGGTTCTACTTccaacatatttatgttttttttcatttatatgttcAATGTGATATAACTTCAAGAGTATTGGCTCAAGTACAAAGCTTCCATGATGAGTACGTGCCAATGCCTGTACTTTTAAAGAGGGAGAAACCAGgaaagaaaattacaaaaaatggTAAAGTTTCAAATCACAAAACGATTGGCAGTTATGTTAGCGAAATTGAATGTGTCCAAAGCTACCCGGGTTCAGTTTCCAAAGTAGGCGCTTGCGTATTTGGTTTGTTGTTACCAAACCGGATAATGTGGTTTTCCCTTGGTTCTGCGGTGCCAATTACATCAATTCATATACTATTGTTTTCACCTGTTTAAATTCGTTTAAATAAGTACAACACTTAAAACCAATTACATTTAtggaatattttattgtatatatttttatattcttatcaTTCCAGTATATGTATAGTTAGATTTGCTCAatttactgttcataaattAATGCCACAGATAGATGCAAACGCATCTTTTTGATGTACTTATAATAATTGTAGGAGATGATTTCAAGGAGGGTTTTGGCTTTGCCGAAAGTGTTTGCATGTGATGTTTCGGAGAGTATATTGAGGGTGATGATACTTAAAAAAGACCAAACAGCAAGGGAAGAAGtaacaaacaacataaaaatgatGGGACTCTCAAATGAAGAATATTTCCTTCAGATTGTAGATATACGACCACTTGCAAAATTCGAAAGCAGATCCCAAGTGTATGTTCGTGGATCAGAAGGTAAAGGAACACTCGGGGGGTTCGCAAAGTTTACTTACAATCACATAGATACAACTCACGATGAAGCAATAACCGCTAAACATGTTGTTGATGTATTTGACACTTTGACGCTCTGCgtcaatattcaaacaatttgaCCGGTATTGGGAGATGAAATCACATATGACATTGCCGTAGCAAGGGTTACTGCTGATAAATCCAAATACGACACACGCTTCCAAAAGGAAATCGAGGACTTGTGTTTCGCTGATTTGTATCATGAAAACATAAAAGCGCTGAAAAATAAAGCAGTACATTTTTATGGTGCAACAACTGCTCTTGTCAGAGCAAATATATCGGGTATGACCATCGGGACTTCGTTTGAAGATAACTATAACTTGAGTACAATTAGGAAGCAAAACAAGTCTGCTTTAGCTGCGCCAGGAGACAGTGGACAGCAAACCACAAACAGTTTTGTACACCCTCTGCACATACAATATCCTTTCAAGATGCAGTACCCTCGGAAGACCAATATCAGACGACCATACCTTCACACGCGGATGATACAAGGCATCCAAAAATCCAATGACTCTCGAAGACCCAACAAACTCGGAAAATCAATTGTCAACGGAAGATAAAATGTCCTCAGAATGTTCTTTGCCGATGAATGATGATGCAAGTCGGCATGGTTCTATACCTTCATCGAATACTCACAAAACATACCTAATAGTTCCACTGAAAAAAGCCTTCGATCAACTTTCGAAGAAACATGGTGGCAGATTTTCACTTTTTACAAAGTAATACCATATTGTTTCTTAATGAAATTGAACGAAGAATTGTGAACAGTtacataaatttgaaattttgttgaGTTAATTTACGTCAGATGTACACTATTGTGTCAACTAATGGAACAAGTGAACAGTTTGGTACCCATAGACTTGTTTTTTTTCCCCTCTCCCTCAGTGAACCCTGTAGTTCGTATTGTAATATAAAGGAAACTAAAACACAATGTCATTAAGAATTGTAAAAGTTGGAATACTGTTTCGACAACGGTTTCCACAGTTGCTGCTATTTTAAAGTGAGTTAGACTTATTGAGTTGTATGCATTACCAAATGCTTTCTATTGACATTGTTTACCCTTTTAACCACTATAATgctacaaaaatgcatttatcgcaattacaaaatgcaaaaccAAAAGCAAATCTTAATTTTGTGCGCACAACGTTATTACTAACTTTGCTGTCATGTGTTTTTCTGAATGCCTTAAATTCTATGTTACTTTATATGCTAATGAGTTTTTTAAGTAACAggtatttggtttaaaaagtattcccggtaatgcatctgggAACACATATTCTGTCATTATTTTCTCTATGACGTCGAAGGTGAatcaaaatgttataatatgaaataaagttCGGTTTAAGTTGGTTGCttacccacgccggtaaagtattgaaagtaatgaaaatataatacttGATCCACTAGACTACGAAGACATTCATACTCATGGActcttattttgatttattgatacatacattgataacatcacgtgataatgtcattCAACCAACTACGCAATATCAAAGCTATTGACTctaattaatatgaaaattgtggtcttcaaaaacgatatttcagcaaatatcaacatttgcttcAGGGTTCGATTTTAAGTACcttagttttaaaaaagatgCATGTTTAGTGACACTTTACGTTAGCTCTCTTTATACTAACATTTCACATTATGATGGTATAGCAGCATGCAGATTTTTCCTTGAACAAGACAATTCTTACTCTCTTGGGTATATTGAGGACATCTCAAAATTAATCAAACTTTTATTAACAAAGATCAATTTTCAATTCAGCGATGCAAACTCCCTTTTTAGAAACAGCAATGGGCACGAAAATGGCACCATGCTTTGCATCTTTGTTTTTGGGTAAGTTTGAACAAGATACTGTTCCAAAAACACGTTATTACGGTTTCTTGGTGGCATTTTCTTTTAAGAATTAACGGCTTTTCTTCAAGATGTCAACAAACtccataaaaatattaaatttacaaataatgtctcaaaaacatgtgtttcattctTGGATGTTCAATCGAAAAGACTTAAAGGGTGGTTTGGAAACAAGCTATcttgaaaaatcaacaaattgccACAAATACATAGAATACTCGGGTCATTCCCTTCAGCCAGGCTGAAcactataaatgaataatatcaaGTTATGACCGTTTCCAAGAGGAATGTGATAAACTAAAAACATACTTTGAAGAATAAAACTACCCAAGTTCTGTTATAGATGAAGCTGTTTCGAAAACATTTTCCAACAGTGCAGAGGACGCCTTGCATCTAAGTTTAAAATCATCGAAAAAAAGACATCATACCttttgtatgttcttttaatccATCGTTACCAAacaatggaaaaaaacacaccattttTTGCGACTAGTCTAATATTCAATAAGTAGAACTGTCCAAGATCTCTTTACAAACCAATTGATGCATATAAGTGAcctaaaaatattcaagatatatttgtaaattcTAAACTTACGGGATCGTTGCTAATAATTCCAGATGTTTACTTTATTgtactatttttgaaattgacacattttcaatgacatttttttgcCAAGAATTtacgataaatcatgaattgtCCTGTTCTTCTACAGGTGTTATACGAGGTGCAGTCAAAAAGTTCCCGGACTGGTAATTTATTGCACACTATTGACGTCTGACTATGACGATACCTGTCAGACATAAATCCtatcaacatttttactttttgtaagCAAAATTAATTACAAAGCACCCATATCTTGATAGaaaaataagtatattataGTACATAACCTAAGCTACGGATCACTGTGAATTATTAAcgattataaaattgttttcactGTTATTAACGCTAGATATGCAATCTTTGGCGCCGttttatcatgtaaatttaCATGACGTCACATCAATGTCAGTTCTAAACACAAgcccaaaaaaaaatatcatcgcttcaaaaatattgaataagtaTGCATTAATTGAAGTCATGGAAGAAATCGCCAGTGAAGAAACGGCAACGTCATCCGAGCGAATGGAGCAACGGACAGTCATTAAATATTCTTCGAGAGCGGAAATGATAACAACGGACACTTGAAATTTATAAATCTGGTGGATAGATTATGTAATTGTTCCCGGACACTCGTATTGGATTGGCACAAGCATTTCCGGGACGGTCATGACGACATAATTGACAACAAGGGAACAGGATAGTGACAGTTTCGACCAAATGCAGCGCGTCATTTCGGTAGATCGGCGAAATAGCGGATGTGTCGGATTAAGCCatggcaatatatatatataacatcttgacaattatttatttctaattcATTCCAGGCAATTTTTATGATATGATTTAGGTTCACATtgagtaaacatatttttgtgacatttaagCCGTGCAGAGACATCTCAAAAACACATTGAGAAAGAAACGTCCTAACTTCGAAATTTGATCTTTTATCAAGACAACGCTCCTGCAATTCGGATTGAAGACACATTACAAAGAATAAATTtttgggtataaaagactgcATTATCCGCCTTTTAGTGTCGACCCAGCGCCTTTGGACTTTTGTGTATTTCCAAGATTAAAACCCGAATTACGAGGTCGCAGATTTGAGTCTGAAGAAGAAATGAAATTTGCCATCAGGTCGGCCGTAAGCAGCTGCCAAAAGGGGTGGAACGCAGACAGTTTTAATAAGTGGGTAGATTGgcacaaaaaatgtatttaaattcaaGGGAAATATACTTTGAAAAACAGCGCCTACGCTCACGTAAGTTCATTATTGAACGTTACCAGGGGCCGGTTGCTCAAAACCTCAGTTAAATTTAACTGCTCGTTAAAGTTTTAACGGTCCGTTTAATTTTAACTATTATTGGCATGAGGTTGCTCAAAATAAAGTTAGAATTTAACGGCGGGTTTAACGGTTGAACCAGCCGTTAAATGTAACGGAGGTATAGACCTACGTTAAAACATTAACGGAAggtttccaagatggcggctCTATTTGTCAATCATAGAAAAGTGAAAGAATTTCGGCACACTGCACATGTACAGAATATGCTAGACAATGAGATGTATGCCAGATACAGATATACGAATGGTGGAATAGATTATCTAGAGGATTTGCTGAAGGAATCGCTGGAAAGAACGACAAGAAGAAACAGAGCACTTACTGTTAGACAGATGATTCTGATTACGTTGCGCTTCTTCGCCACAGGAgcattttttaacatcattgGTGATAGTATGGGCTACCACAAGTGCACTGTGTCACGTGTTGTAGCCCAAGTAACAGAAGCAATTTGTGGTCACATACATCAGTTTGTGATGTGGCCTGATGCCAATGCTCGAGCATGGAAtatgacagatttttttaagaaagcTGGTTTCCCGAATGTTGTTGGATGTGTAGACGGAACACATATCCGAATCCAGGCGCCATCCGAAGACGAACCAGCCTTCGTGAATAGGAAAGGCTTCCATAGCATCAACATGCAGGCTGTATGTGACATCAAAGGTATAAAACTTTGACTTTTccacttttgttttcagtatttccATCTTTTCTTTCGAAcgcttaacataataattatattgtcaatTCGGCCAAAACACGTCCGGTTAAAGGGCGATACTAAAAGGCTGACTGGAGCGCTGACAGTATACATAAAGGGGGAAAATGcttaattaatacaataattcaaGTCGACGtactatattatttatcatttttttgttaaataaataactcGTAGACATAGGTAACATATGGTACCGTACTCAAAAAGATTTTGTATACAGAGTCTATGCATACAGATTGTGAAGAGTTTGGAAGGtgcaggacgaagtgaaccattaCCCAAGTGAACCACTGCCATTTGCGGATTCAACTCTGATTATTACTGCacagtttaat from Mya arenaria isolate MELC-2E11 chromosome 7, ASM2691426v1 carries:
- the LOC128240783 gene encoding putative nuclease HARBI1, which encodes MAALFVNHRKVKEFRHTAHVQNMLDNEMYARYRYTNGGIDYLEDLLKESLERTTRRNRALTVRQMILITLRFFATGAFFNIIGDSMGYHKCTVSRVVAQVTEAICGHIHQFVMWPDANARAWNMTDFFKKAGFPNVVGCVDGTHIRIQAPSEDEPAFVNRKGFHSINMQAVCDIKGKFTSVNASWPGSCHDAHVFRTSGLAAKLTIEHVAFSDGVLLGDSGYALKPFLMTPFIRVESEAKERYQQAHTRTRACSIERAFGRLKRRFHVLHSEIRLIPEKACKVAVACVILHNIAVDMNMPMDDDEFIQPQNGNDGVHQDGGTGVATRDFIVENFFSV